A genomic region of Lasioglossum baleicum chromosome 16, iyLasBale1, whole genome shotgun sequence contains the following coding sequences:
- the LOC143216841 gene encoding uncharacterized protein LOC143216841, with product MKLIFVLCIFVTIAYVSAESDSHEADRQLADQIKSLTKREAVDELMMASANDADAVNRERRAPKNPCDANWFKRMMNLDTFACNVECSGKHWRGGKCNNRNCICY from the exons ATGAAACTTATCTTTGTGCTTTGCATCTTTGTTACTATCGCCTACGTATCCGCGGAGAGTGATTCGCATGAAGCCGACCGTCAGCTAGCTGACCAGATAA AGAGTCTTACGAAACGCGAAGCTGTGGACGAGTTGATGATGGCGTCGGCCAATGACGCGGACGCAGTTAACCGTGAACGTAGAGCCCCTAAAAATCCGTGCGACGCAAATTGGTTTAAGAGAATGATGAACTTGGACACTTTCGCCTGCAATGTTGAATGCAGCGGTAAACACTGGCGTGGTGGAAAATGTAATAATCGCAACTGTATTTGCTACTAA
- the LOC143216838 gene encoding uncharacterized protein LOC143216838 — protein MKLFAVLCVFVAISYASAASIPQDDGPSYELKRVDERDADADAYADAISDAVASAIAEAGGFAGPNAFAGPIAFADPKAAALPDDNVDSRPRRFTCDVLSFQSQWFSPNHAACATRCLFQRRRGGRCQNGVCVCR, from the exons ATGAAGCTTTTCGCTGTTCTTTGTGTCTTCGTCGCCATTTCCTACGCATCTGCGGCGAGCATTCCGCAAGATGATGGACCGTCTTACGAGTTGA AGCGCGTCGATGAGCGCGATGCTGACGCCGACGCGTACGCTGATGCGATCTCTGACGCGGTGGCAAGTGCTATAGCCGAAGCTGGTGGGTTTGCTGGTCCTAATGCTTTCGCGGGACCGATTGCTTTTGCGGATCCTAAAGCTGCAGCGCTTCCCGACGACAATGTGGACAGTCGTCCACGCAGATTCACCTGCGACGTTCTCTCCTTCCAGTCGCAATGGTTCAGTCCTAATCATGCTGCTTGCGCCACCAGGTGCTTGTTCCAAAGACGCAGGGGTGGCAGATGTCAAAACGGCGTCTGCGTCTGCCGATAA
- the LOC143216820 gene encoding uncharacterized protein LOC143216820 isoform X2 yields MKLFAVLCVFVAISYASAASIPQDDGPSYELKHNFSRTMRKQSNSSCLSAGSSIGEPQIIVEESAQGEEEADHCRDESPPRSLDPDLPSLNPDLLYPWRETRKHSLPTPQCTSGITASQVRRLSERGGEGSGPSSKEAAFLATLSQAPAPQASGGRRHSVVIISKLPTTPFGRNRRESIAAFPLGGATRILPSRRDSKSGLSGPPSNSGSTHNLQLDIMDNIAEIKPRKVRMKMYKTSTEQVCEIQPLEGNSSSQRYTQYQKTSPLQRRASEIPRTLGASGTAGIVCSNTDLISILSSLASSATEINRCGEDASSQSSAASLREESKSNWSGKTTEQKRNRLKSFRSNSFDVSILHEAKEKLTGSSKAATSSSVMAPSNWFAKRHQPMSKKQKPESLIAASLNFKVDKSKVIKAMKETLGKSSPLGDLRHKVVWDDTSGTKVDAQVLGTAIEKILTAQKGSDAAAEASGSSSKPSVSPNKQKPGKVTSWFSGNAKEQQEQTESCEQSICSSLKDLFVK; encoded by the exons ATGAAGCTTTTCGCTGTTCTTTGTGTCTTCGTCGCCATTTCCTACGCATCTGCGGCGAGCATTCCGCAAGATGATGGACCGTCTTACGAGTTGA AGCATAATTTTTCAAGGACAATGAGGAAGCAATCAAACAGCTCGTGCCTGAGCGCAGGAAGCAGCATTGGTGAGCCACAAATCATTGTAGAGGAAAGCGCGCAAGGCGAGGAGGAAGCGGATCACTGCAGGGACGAATCACCTCCGCGATCGCTCGATCCAGATCTACCATCCTTGAATCCTGATCTGCTATATCCATGGAGGGAAACCAGAAAACATTCTTTGCCGACGCCGCAATGTACTTCCGGGATAACCGCGTCCCAG GTGAGACGCTTGAGCGAGCGCGGTGGCGAAGGATCAGGACCGTCGTCAAAAGAAGCTGCGTTTTTGGCAACGCTATCTCAAGCGCCAGCTCCGCAAGCTAGCGGCGGCAGAAGGCATTCCGTCGTAATAATCTCGAAATTGCCGACGACTCCATTCGGTCGTAATCGGCGGGAATCTATCGCCGCATTTCCCCTAGGAGGAGCTACCAGAATATTACCTAGTCGCCGCGACTCGAAATCTGGTTTATCTGGCCCGCCGAGTAACAGTGGAAGCACGCATAATCTCCAGCTAGACATCATGGACAATATCGCGGAAATTAAACCGAGaaag GTTCGCATGAAAATGTACAAAACGTCTACGGAGCAGGTGTGCGAGATTCAGCCGTTAGAAGGCAATAGTTCTTCTCAGCGCTACACACAGTACCAGAAGACGTCTCCTCTGCAAAGACGAGCTTCAGAAATCCCGAGAACGCTGGGCGCTTCGGGCACAGCGGGTATCGTGTGTTCGAACACGGATCTAATATCGATTCTAAGCTCGTTAGCGTCGTCAGCAACGGAGATCAATCGGTGCGGAGAGGACGCGTCGagccagag CTCTGCCGCGAGCTTACGAGAAGAAAGCAAGTCGAATTGGTCTGGGAAAACGACGGAGCAAAAGAGAAATCGACTGAAAAGCTTCCGCTCGAACAGCTTCGACGTGTCAATCCTCCACGAGGCCAAAGAAAAGCTGACTGGTTCCTCAAAAGCAGCCACCTCTTCTTCTGTCATGGCGCCGTCCAATTGGTTCGCGAAAAGGCACCAGCCAATGTCGAAAAAACAGAAACCGGAAAGCCTGATCGCGGctagtttgaattttaaagttgaTAAATCGAAGGTGATCAAAGCGATGAAGGAAACGCTTGGAAAAAGCTCGCCGCTTGGTGATCTGAGACATAAGGTTGTTTGGGACGATACCAGCGGCACTAAGGTCGACGCTCAG GTGTTGGGCACCGCAATAGAGAAGATCCTGACAGCGCAGAAAGGAAGCGACGCGGCGGCGGAAGCATCCGGATCCTCCAGCAAACCATCGGTATCACCGAATAAGCAAAAACCCGGCAAAGTGACCAGTTGGTTTTCCGGAAATGCGAAGGAACAACAAGAACAAACCGAATCCTGCGAGCAGTCGATCTGTTCGTCGCTAAAAGATCTATTTGTTAAGTAA
- the Def2 gene encoding defensin 2 — translation MKLFAVLCVFVVISYASAASIPQDDGPSYELKRVDERDADADAYADAISDAVASAIAEAGGFAGPNAFAGPIAFADPKAAALPDDDVNSRPRRFSCDVLSFTSKWFSVNHAACATRCLFQRRRGGRCQNGVCVCR, via the exons ATGAAGCTTTTCGCTGTTCTTTGCGTTTTCGTCGTCATTTCCTACGCATCTGCTGCGAGCATTCCGCAAGATGATGGACCGTCTTACGAGTTGA AGCGCGTAGATGAGCGCGATGCTGACGCCGACGCGTACGCTGATGCGATCTCTGACGCGGTGGCAAGTGCTATAGCCGAAGCTGGTGGATTTGCTGGTCCTAATGCTTTCGCGGGACCGATTGCTTTTGCGGATCCTAAAGCTGCAGCGCTTCCCGACGACGATGTGAACAGTCGACCACGTAGATTCAGCTGCGACGTTCTCTCCTTCACGTCGAAATGGTTCAGCGTGAACCATGCTGCTTGCGCCACTAGGTGCTTGTTCCAAAGACGCAGAGGTGGCAGGTGTCAAAACGGCGTCTGCGTTTGCCGATAA
- the LOC143216820 gene encoding uncharacterized protein LOC143216820 isoform X3: protein MRKQSNSSCLSAGSSIGEPQIIVEESAQGEEEADHCRDESPPRSLDPDLPSLNPDLLYPWRETRKHSLPTPQCTSGITASQVRRLSERGGEGSGPSSKEAAFLATLSQAPAPQASGGRRHSVVIISKLPTTPFGRNRRESIAAFPLGGATRILPSRRDSKSGLSGPPSNSGSTHNLQLDIMDNIAEIKPRKVRMKMYKTSTEQVCEIQPLEGNSSSQRYTQYQKTSPLQRRASEIPRTLGASGTAGIVCSNTDLISILSSLASSATEINRCGEDASSQSSAASLREESKSNWSGKTTEQKRNRLKSFRSNSFDVSILHEAKEKLTGSSKAATSSSVMAPSNWFAKRHQPMSKKQKPESLIAASLNFKVDKSKVIKAMKETLGKSSPLGDLRHKVVWDDTSGTKVDAQKVGFQVLGTAIEKILTAQKGSDAAAEASGSSSKPSVSPNKQKPGKVTSWFSGNAKEQQEQTESCEQSICSSLKDLFVK from the exons ATGAGGAAGCAATCAAACAGCTCGTGCCTGAGCGCAGGAAGCAGCATTGGTGAGCCACAAATCATTGTAGAGGAAAGCGCGCAAGGCGAGGAGGAAGCGGATCACTGCAGGGACGAATCACCTCCGCGATCGCTCGATCCAGATCTACCATCCTTGAATCCTGATCTGCTATATCCATGGAGGGAAACCAGAAAACATTCTTTGCCGACGCCGCAATGTACTTCCGGGATAACCGCGTCCCAG GTGAGACGCTTGAGCGAGCGCGGTGGCGAAGGATCAGGACCGTCGTCAAAAGAAGCTGCGTTTTTGGCAACGCTATCTCAAGCGCCAGCTCCGCAAGCTAGCGGCGGCAGAAGGCATTCCGTCGTAATAATCTCGAAATTGCCGACGACTCCATTCGGTCGTAATCGGCGGGAATCTATCGCCGCATTTCCCCTAGGAGGAGCTACCAGAATATTACCTAGTCGCCGCGACTCGAAATCTGGTTTATCTGGCCCGCCGAGTAACAGTGGAAGCACGCATAATCTCCAGCTAGACATCATGGACAATATCGCGGAAATTAAACCGAGaaag GTTCGCATGAAAATGTACAAAACGTCTACGGAGCAGGTGTGCGAGATTCAGCCGTTAGAAGGCAATAGTTCTTCTCAGCGCTACACACAGTACCAGAAGACGTCTCCTCTGCAAAGACGAGCTTCAGAAATCCCGAGAACGCTGGGCGCTTCGGGCACAGCGGGTATCGTGTGTTCGAACACGGATCTAATATCGATTCTAAGCTCGTTAGCGTCGTCAGCAACGGAGATCAATCGGTGCGGAGAGGACGCGTCGagccagag CTCTGCCGCGAGCTTACGAGAAGAAAGCAAGTCGAATTGGTCTGGGAAAACGACGGAGCAAAAGAGAAATCGACTGAAAAGCTTCCGCTCGAACAGCTTCGACGTGTCAATCCTCCACGAGGCCAAAGAAAAGCTGACTGGTTCCTCAAAAGCAGCCACCTCTTCTTCTGTCATGGCGCCGTCCAATTGGTTCGCGAAAAGGCACCAGCCAATGTCGAAAAAACAGAAACCGGAAAGCCTGATCGCGGctagtttgaattttaaagttgaTAAATCGAAGGTGATCAAAGCGATGAAGGAAACGCTTGGAAAAAGCTCGCCGCTTGGTGATCTGAGACATAAGGTTGTTTGGGACGATACCAGCGGCACTAAGGTCGACGCTCAG AAAGTTGGTTTCCAGGTGTTGGGCACCGCAATAGAGAAGATCCTGACAGCGCAGAAAGGAAGCGACGCGGCGGCGGAAGCATCCGGATCCTCCAGCAAACCATCGGTATCACCGAATAAGCAAAAACCCGGCAAAGTGACCAGTTGGTTTTCCGGAAATGCGAAGGAACAACAAGAACAAACCGAATCCTGCGAGCAGTCGATCTGTTCGTCGCTAAAAGATCTATTTGTTAAGTAA
- the LOC143216820 gene encoding uncharacterized protein LOC143216820 isoform X1, with protein MKLFAVLCVFVAISYASAASIPQDDGPSYELKHNFSRTMRKQSNSSCLSAGSSIGEPQIIVEESAQGEEEADHCRDESPPRSLDPDLPSLNPDLLYPWRETRKHSLPTPQCTSGITASQVRRLSERGGEGSGPSSKEAAFLATLSQAPAPQASGGRRHSVVIISKLPTTPFGRNRRESIAAFPLGGATRILPSRRDSKSGLSGPPSNSGSTHNLQLDIMDNIAEIKPRKVRMKMYKTSTEQVCEIQPLEGNSSSQRYTQYQKTSPLQRRASEIPRTLGASGTAGIVCSNTDLISILSSLASSATEINRCGEDASSQSSAASLREESKSNWSGKTTEQKRNRLKSFRSNSFDVSILHEAKEKLTGSSKAATSSSVMAPSNWFAKRHQPMSKKQKPESLIAASLNFKVDKSKVIKAMKETLGKSSPLGDLRHKVVWDDTSGTKVDAQKVGFQVLGTAIEKILTAQKGSDAAAEASGSSSKPSVSPNKQKPGKVTSWFSGNAKEQQEQTESCEQSICSSLKDLFVK; from the exons ATGAAGCTTTTCGCTGTTCTTTGTGTCTTCGTCGCCATTTCCTACGCATCTGCGGCGAGCATTCCGCAAGATGATGGACCGTCTTACGAGTTGA AGCATAATTTTTCAAGGACAATGAGGAAGCAATCAAACAGCTCGTGCCTGAGCGCAGGAAGCAGCATTGGTGAGCCACAAATCATTGTAGAGGAAAGCGCGCAAGGCGAGGAGGAAGCGGATCACTGCAGGGACGAATCACCTCCGCGATCGCTCGATCCAGATCTACCATCCTTGAATCCTGATCTGCTATATCCATGGAGGGAAACCAGAAAACATTCTTTGCCGACGCCGCAATGTACTTCCGGGATAACCGCGTCCCAG GTGAGACGCTTGAGCGAGCGCGGTGGCGAAGGATCAGGACCGTCGTCAAAAGAAGCTGCGTTTTTGGCAACGCTATCTCAAGCGCCAGCTCCGCAAGCTAGCGGCGGCAGAAGGCATTCCGTCGTAATAATCTCGAAATTGCCGACGACTCCATTCGGTCGTAATCGGCGGGAATCTATCGCCGCATTTCCCCTAGGAGGAGCTACCAGAATATTACCTAGTCGCCGCGACTCGAAATCTGGTTTATCTGGCCCGCCGAGTAACAGTGGAAGCACGCATAATCTCCAGCTAGACATCATGGACAATATCGCGGAAATTAAACCGAGaaag GTTCGCATGAAAATGTACAAAACGTCTACGGAGCAGGTGTGCGAGATTCAGCCGTTAGAAGGCAATAGTTCTTCTCAGCGCTACACACAGTACCAGAAGACGTCTCCTCTGCAAAGACGAGCTTCAGAAATCCCGAGAACGCTGGGCGCTTCGGGCACAGCGGGTATCGTGTGTTCGAACACGGATCTAATATCGATTCTAAGCTCGTTAGCGTCGTCAGCAACGGAGATCAATCGGTGCGGAGAGGACGCGTCGagccagag CTCTGCCGCGAGCTTACGAGAAGAAAGCAAGTCGAATTGGTCTGGGAAAACGACGGAGCAAAAGAGAAATCGACTGAAAAGCTTCCGCTCGAACAGCTTCGACGTGTCAATCCTCCACGAGGCCAAAGAAAAGCTGACTGGTTCCTCAAAAGCAGCCACCTCTTCTTCTGTCATGGCGCCGTCCAATTGGTTCGCGAAAAGGCACCAGCCAATGTCGAAAAAACAGAAACCGGAAAGCCTGATCGCGGctagtttgaattttaaagttgaTAAATCGAAGGTGATCAAAGCGATGAAGGAAACGCTTGGAAAAAGCTCGCCGCTTGGTGATCTGAGACATAAGGTTGTTTGGGACGATACCAGCGGCACTAAGGTCGACGCTCAG AAAGTTGGTTTCCAGGTGTTGGGCACCGCAATAGAGAAGATCCTGACAGCGCAGAAAGGAAGCGACGCGGCGGCGGAAGCATCCGGATCCTCCAGCAAACCATCGGTATCACCGAATAAGCAAAAACCCGGCAAAGTGACCAGTTGGTTTTCCGGAAATGCGAAGGAACAACAAGAACAAACCGAATCCTGCGAGCAGTCGATCTGTTCGTCGCTAAAAGATCTATTTGTTAAGTAA